From a region of the Micropterus dolomieu isolate WLL.071019.BEF.003 ecotype Adirondacks linkage group LG21, ASM2129224v1, whole genome shotgun sequence genome:
- the seta gene encoding SET nuclear proto-oncogene a, translating to MSASAAKVSKKELNSNHDGADETSEKEQQEAIEHIDEVQNEIDRLNEQASEEILKVEQKYNKLRQPFFQKRSELIAKIPNFWVTTFVNHPQVSALLGEEDEEALHYLSRVEVTEFEDIKSGYRIDFYFDENPYFENKVLSKEFHLNESGDPSSKSTEIKWKSGKDLTKRSSQTQNKAGRKRQHEEPESFFTWFTDHADAGADELGEVIKDDIWPNPLQYYLVPDMDDEEGEGEDDEEDEEGLEDIDEEGDEDGEDDEEDDGEDGEDDEGEDD from the exons agAAAGAGCAGCAGGAAGCTATTGAACACATTGATGAAGTTCAAAATGAAATTGACag GTTGAACGAACAAGCCAGTGAGGAGATCCTCAAAGTAGAACAGAAATACAACAAACTCCGTCAGCCATTCTTTCAGAAGAGGTCAGAACTGATCGCCAAAATCCCCAATTTCTGGGTCACCACGTTTGTCAACCATCCACAAG TATCTGCCCTACTcggagaggaagatgaagaagcACTTCATTACCTGAGCCGAGTGGAAGTGACAGAGTTTGAAGACATCAAGTCAGGCTACAGAATAGATTTT TATTTCGATGAAAATCCGTACTTCGAAAACAAAGTACTTTCCAAAGAGTTCCATTTGAACGAGAGCGGAGACCCATCTTCGAAGTCGACAGAAATCAAATGGAAATCAGGAAAG GACCTGACCAAGCGTTCCAGCCAGACACAGAACAAAGCAGGAAGGAAGAGGCAACATGAAGAGCCAGAGAGCTTCTTCACTTGGTTCACTGATCACGCTGACGCCGGTGCCGATGAGCTCGGGGAGGTCATCAAGGACGACATCTGGCCAAACCCTCTGCAGTACTACCTG GTTCCTGACATGGATGACGAAGAGGGTGAAGGtgaggatgatgaagaggacgaggagggTCTGGAGGACATAGATGAGGAGGGAGATGAAGATGGagaggatgatgaagaggacGACGGAGAAGATGGAGAG GATGACGAGGGAGAAGACGACTAA